In Paenibacillus guangzhouensis, a single window of DNA contains:
- a CDS encoding aminotransferase-like domain-containing protein: MAKYVTVLTDMEDRIRTGQYAPGHKLPSIRDASEMYGCSKSTIIRAYAELERLHIIYALPQSGYYVIDRRGEQWDQGKDTDKLDFSSASPDLHIFPYLDFQHCLNRAIDTYQYQLFTYGDSQGLESFRHTLVKHLADDQVFAKLNQIVVTSGVQQALNILTRMPFPSGKSVILIEQPSYEIYQRFLELEGVKVAGITRTTRGLDLDELEKQFKQGDIKFFYTMPRYQNPLGTSYTLAERKAIVRLAERYDVYIVEDDYMGDLGAEVRMNPLYSYDTSDHVIYLKSFSKVIFPGLRVGAAIVPKLLHPIFVQYKRFSDADSSIVSQGALEIYLKNGMFDHHKRKIIQLYAARMNRMNRALTEAQASEWVEVAPVQQGVYISLVLPKVVNMDQLHGKLQRAGVMTVPGKEFFLQNQAPLYKFLRLSITRVHEDRIEEGVQTIMEEVKRAGRGWG; encoded by the coding sequence ATGGCTAAATATGTAACCGTACTCACGGACATGGAAGATCGGATTCGTACCGGGCAATACGCCCCTGGACATAAGCTTCCTTCGATTCGTGACGCATCCGAAATGTACGGGTGCAGCAAGAGCACCATTATTCGTGCTTACGCCGAACTCGAACGTCTACATATCATATATGCATTGCCGCAGAGCGGCTATTACGTCATTGATCGCCGTGGGGAGCAGTGGGATCAAGGGAAGGACACCGACAAGCTGGATTTCTCATCGGCGTCGCCCGACTTGCATATTTTCCCATACCTCGATTTTCAGCATTGTCTGAATCGCGCGATCGACACCTATCAATATCAATTGTTCACCTATGGGGATTCACAGGGGCTTGAGAGCTTTCGGCATACGCTCGTGAAACATCTGGCCGACGATCAAGTCTTCGCGAAGCTGAATCAAATCGTCGTCACGTCGGGGGTGCAGCAAGCGCTGAATATTCTGACCCGGATGCCTTTTCCTAGCGGCAAATCCGTGATTCTGATTGAGCAGCCGAGTTATGAGATCTATCAGCGGTTTCTAGAGCTCGAAGGGGTGAAGGTCGCCGGGATTACGCGAACAACCCGTGGACTGGATCTCGACGAGCTGGAGAAGCAGTTCAAGCAGGGGGATATCAAGTTCTTCTATACGATGCCGAGGTATCAGAACCCGCTCGGGACATCCTATACCCTTGCCGAGCGGAAGGCTATCGTCAGGCTCGCTGAACGCTATGATGTCTATATCGTTGAAGATGATTATATGGGGGATCTGGGGGCAGAGGTTCGAATGAATCCGCTCTACAGTTACGATACATCAGATCATGTCATTTATTTGAAGAGCTTCTCTAAAGTCATATTCCCGGGGCTTCGCGTCGGTGCGGCGATTGTTCCTAAACTGCTGCATCCGATATTCGTGCAATATAAGAGATTCTCGGATGCCGATTCTTCGATCGTGTCTCAAGGCGCCTTGGAGATTTACCTTAAGAACGGTATGTTCGACCACCATAAACGCAAGATTATCCAGCTCTATGCGGCTCGGATGAATCGAATGAATCGTGCGCTGACCGAGGCGCAAGCATCGGAGTGGGTTGAAGTCGCCCCCGTTCAGCAAGGGGTGTATATCTCGCTTGTGTTACCGAAGGTCGTGAATATGGATCAACTGCACGGGAAGCTGCAGCGAGCAGGCGTCATGACGGTACCAGGTAAAGAATTCTTTTTGCAAAATCAAGCACCGTTATACAAATTCCTTCGGCTTAGCATTACTCGAGTTCATGAGGACCGCATTGAAGAGGGAGTGCAGACGATTATGGAAGAGGTGAAGCGAGCAGGGCGTGGATGGGGTTAG
- a CDS encoding DMT family transporter: MRTQQSHKLAVVSAIINASIIGLSFLFMKSALQSADPFTALAYRFILSFLVLSIPVALGWIKINIRGKSLRPILGMAILYPTLFFALQAFGLQHASSAEGGILYAFTPVLTVLFAGYFLKERTTLKQKFAIALSVFGVLFVVIMKGTKLDLSHMAGIILLFFSVLSFSGYSVFARKLSGQFRPIELTYIMMAIGSIAFGAMALVQHGVNGTMEQLVQPLTVGSFWIAILYLGLLSSLISLLLQTYTLSKMEASKMSVFSNLATIVSMIGGVLVFGEQITIYDILGSIMIIVGVIGTLIWGKRNTAQPEVLESNSHAVKPAPHAKANQ, encoded by the coding sequence ATGCGTACACAACAAAGCCATAAGCTTGCCGTCGTTTCCGCAATCATCAATGCAAGCATTATTGGATTATCATTTCTGTTCATGAAGAGCGCGCTGCAATCCGCAGACCCTTTCACCGCACTCGCTTATCGGTTCATCCTATCGTTCCTGGTCTTAAGTATTCCCGTCGCGCTTGGGTGGATCAAAATCAATATTCGCGGTAAATCGCTACGCCCGATTCTAGGCATGGCCATCCTGTATCCAACCTTGTTCTTCGCGCTTCAAGCGTTTGGCTTGCAGCACGCGTCCTCCGCGGAAGGCGGTATTCTCTATGCATTTACCCCCGTATTAACGGTACTATTCGCGGGATATTTCCTGAAGGAACGTACAACGCTTAAGCAAAAGTTCGCCATTGCGCTCTCTGTGTTCGGGGTATTGTTCGTGGTCATTATGAAGGGGACGAAGCTGGATCTATCGCATATGGCGGGGATCATCTTATTATTCTTCTCCGTCTTGTCGTTCTCGGGGTATAGCGTATTTGCTCGCAAGCTCTCCGGCCAGTTCCGACCGATTGAGTTAACGTATATCATGATGGCGATCGGCAGTATCGCATTCGGCGCGATGGCGCTCGTCCAGCACGGTGTGAATGGCACGATGGAGCAATTGGTTCAACCTTTGACCGTCGGTTCCTTCTGGATCGCCATTCTATATCTTGGCCTGCTCTCTTCCTTGATATCATTGCTATTACAGACGTATACCTTGTCCAAAATGGAAGCGTCCAAGATGAGCGTATTCTCCAATCTTGCGACCATCGTGTCGATGATCGGCGGGGTGCTCGTATTCGGCGAACAGATTACGATCTATGATATCCTCGGGTCAATCATGATCATCGTCGGCGTCATCGGCACGCTCATCTGGGGAAAACGAAATACAGCGCAGCCGGAAGTACTAGAATCGAACAGCCACGCTGTGAAGCCTGCCCCCCACGCAAAAGCGAATCAATAA